From the genome of Leguminivora glycinivorella isolate SPB_JAAS2020 chromosome 26, LegGlyc_1.1, whole genome shotgun sequence, one region includes:
- the LOC125239850 gene encoding proteasome subunit alpha type-2: MASERYSFSLTTFSPSGKLVQIEYALAAVAAGGTSVGIKASNGVVIATENKHKSILYDEHSVNKVEMITGHIGMVYSGMGPDYRLLVTQARKMAQQYYLMYHEPIPTAQLVQRVATVMQEYTQSGGVRPFGVSLLICGWEGGRPYLFQCDPSGAYFAWKATAMGKNFNNGKTFLEKRYTEDLELDDAVHTAILTLKEGFEGQMNADNIEVGICDAAGFRRLEPAHVKDYLANIP; this comes from the exons ATGGCGTCAGAACGTTACAGCTTTTCTCTTACAACTTTTAG CCCTTCAGGAAAATTAGTGCAAATTGAATATGCTCTAGCTGCTGTAGCCGCCGGCGGCACGTCCGTCGGTATCAAAG CGTCCAATGGCGTCGTGATTGCGACAGAGAACAAACACAAGAGCATCCTGTATGATGAACACAGTGTGAACAAGGTGGAAATGATCACTGGCCATATCG GCATGGTCTATTCTGGCATGGGCCCCGACTACAGGCTGCTGGTGACGCAGGCGCGCAAGATGGCCCAGCAGTATTACCTCATGTACCACGAGCCCATCCCGACGGCTCAGCTCGTGCAGAGAGTGGCCACTGTTATGCAGGAGTACACACAGTCTGG CGGTGTGCGGCCGTTCGGCGTGTCCCTGCTGATCTGCGGCTGGGAGGGCGGGCGGCCTTACCTGTTCCAGTGTGACCCGTCCGGCGCCTACTTCGCCTGGAAGGCGACCGCCATGGGCAAGAACTTTAACAAtggaaagactttcttggagAAGAG ATATACTGAAGACTTGGAGCTGGATGATGCCGTCCACACCGCCATCCTCACGCTGAAGGAGGGCTTTGAGGGGCAGATGAATGCTGACAATATTGAG gtgGGGATCTGCGACGCGGCCGGGTTCCGCCGCCTCGAGCCCGCGCACGTCAAGGACTACCTCGCCAACATCCCCTAA
- the LOC125240015 gene encoding gastrula zinc finger protein XlCGF57.1-like — protein MSIDAYFCFCCLSTNDLINLYSDKPDTNYAEMLKDLYSIQPLQEDYEEDSFVCEECARALQGARKFKLQVLETLNALQVNGLIELEKSEKCTLVKKVSIEIVLEADFKYNIDEKKLIEEDKQDIKHPDPPEKDETQSTIVLEGEKRITVARKRKKEPTVKNEVQYEVAEDFKCVECGMVLPNAYVYHAHMNKHFPNHICETCGKGFLTKKRLKRHMPSHIKGPFKCEQCDVEFNNYNSLNSHRQRKHKSVDLYACPHCPSRFPTLTRRARHLAARHGARAPHSCSVCSKDFLLAGNLSTHMRNKHFKEKRHFCVECGAGFFQKQELRGHMATHTGANEFQCDLCDKSYPRKKALDVHMRGHRDERRFACELCGKRFLQKCTLITHAKTHNRTEPQKKIDVS, from the exons ATGTCCATTGATGCTTACTTTTGTTTTTGCTGTTTATCAACCAatgatttaattaatttatacagtgACAAACCCGATACAAACTATGCCGAAATGCTCAAAGATCTTTATTCTATTCAG CCTTTACAAGAAGATTACGAAGAAGACAGTTTTGTGTGTGAAGAGTGCGCTCGGGCGCTGCAGGGGGCACGGAAGTTTAAACTCCAAGTTCTTGAAACACTTAATGCTCTGCAGGTTAATGGAT TAATTGAATTGGAAAAGTCAGAGAAATGTACACTTGTGAAGAAGGTCTCAATTGAAATTGTTTTAGAAGcagattttaaatataatattgatgaGAAAAAACTAATTGAGGAAGATAAACAAG ACATTAAACATCCAGACCCTCCAGAAAAGGACGAAACACAATCAACCATAGTGCTAGAAGGTGAAAAGCGCATCACAGTAGCCCGGAAACGGAAGAAAGAGCCAACTGTCAAGAATGAGGTCCAATATGAGGTTGCGGAGGATTTCAAATGTGTGGAGTGTGGGATGGTGCTGCCGAACGCTTATGTGTACCATGCTCATATGAATAAGCATTTTCCGAATCATATTTGTGAGACTTGTGGAAAAG GTTTCCTGACAAAGAAGAGACTGAAGCGCCACATGCCATCCCACATCAAAGGTCCCTTCAAATGCGAGCAATGTGATGTGGAGTTCAACAACTACAACTCTTTGAATTCACACAG ACAGCGCAAGCACAAATCCGTTGACCTGTACGCGTGTCCGCACTGCCCGTCCCGCTTCCCGACACTGACGCGGCGCGCGCGCCACCTGGCGGCGAGACACGGCGCTAGAGCACCGCACAGCTGCTCCGTTTGCTCTAAGGACTTCTTGCTCGCAG GAAACCTGTCCACGCACATGCGCAACAAGCACTTCAAGGAGAAGCGTCACTTCTGCGTAGAATGCGGCGCGGGATTCTTCCAAAAACAGGAGTTAAGAGGACACATGGCGACACACACTGGTGCCAACGAGTTCCAATGCGACCTGTGCGATAAAAG CTATCCCCGCAAGAAGGCGTTAGacgtccacatgagagggcatcgGGACGAGCGCCGCTTCGCCTGCGAGCTGTGCGGCAAGAGGTTCCTGCAGAAATGCACCTTAATCACACACGCTAAGACTCACAATCGGACGGAGCCGCAGAAGAAAATAGACGTCTCATAA